From the genome of Hymenobacter sp. PAMC 26628, one region includes:
- a CDS encoding response regulator: MQKSQLAYVIENDRITAVVTELILRKNLRRGEVQNYVNGQLAFDQLMGALQSGTTLPDLILLDLDMPVMDGWEFLDAIGHLPIAKQVCVFVLTSSIHPDDVARAKDYRQVKGFFSKPLNNESVVWMQHFLQLAGASGRARRLGTGRASAPPSGPTQACQTA, encoded by the coding sequence GTGCAAAAATCACAACTAGCTTATGTCATCGAAAACGACCGAATCACTGCGGTCGTCACCGAGTTGATTCTGCGCAAGAACCTGCGGCGGGGCGAGGTGCAGAACTACGTCAACGGCCAGTTGGCCTTCGACCAACTCATGGGGGCCCTACAGTCGGGTACCACCCTGCCCGACCTCATTCTGCTGGACCTGGACATGCCGGTGATGGACGGCTGGGAATTCCTGGATGCCATCGGCCACTTGCCCATCGCCAAGCAGGTGTGCGTGTTCGTGCTGACCTCTTCCATCCACCCCGACGACGTGGCACGGGCCAAGGACTACCGGCAAGTGAAGGGCTTTTTCTCGAAGCCCTTGAACAACGAGAGCGTGGTGTGGATGCAGCACTTTTTGCAGCTGGCCGGCGCGAGCGGCCGGGCGCGGCGGCTAGGCACGGGCCGTGCCTCCGCGCCACCGTCCGGCCCGACCCAAGCCTGTCAAACTGCCTGA
- a CDS encoding sensor histidine kinase — MTNHLIISENAGDMSYLAEELQALQKLDNTLLNFIQEVTLDGLWYWDLDAAHQWANAKFWRTLGYDPGALPAQADAWRAALNPDDQAATRRHVEECIADGSDTYHQLVRCTHRRGFTVWMHCQGLVVRDGSGRPYRLLGVLIDVTQQRNEEVYAQEVASHYGSILSNQSVYIIKTNAHGMYTYVNDFFYERFGWDSNIIGTSSMLSIVEEDRPKCLAVVNQCFTEPEVPHQVILRKPYKDHTVKSNHWEFKGILNADGQVSEILCVGYDVTLLVENLEQSKRLLDVTNRQNTRLQNFAYIISHNIRSHSANLTALVGLLQSAADEAQAALFLGMLKTSTDKLAETIVNLNEIVTANSHGNQSREPRQLRQEVDKTLEALSVLVHQSGIAVAVDIPAAATVHVVPAYLDSILLNLLSNAIKYRSPTAAPHVALGCYRDGDYLVLTIRDNGLGIDMERNKAKVFGMYKTFHANEDARGVGLFITKNQIEAMEGKIELESEVGVGSTFKVYFNENV, encoded by the coding sequence ATGACGAACCACCTGATTATTTCTGAAAATGCCGGGGACATGAGCTACCTCGCAGAGGAGCTGCAGGCGCTGCAAAAGTTGGATAATACTTTGCTGAACTTTATCCAGGAAGTAACCCTGGACGGCCTTTGGTACTGGGACTTGGACGCGGCACACCAGTGGGCGAATGCCAAATTCTGGCGCACGTTGGGCTACGACCCGGGGGCCCTGCCGGCCCAGGCCGACGCCTGGCGGGCCGCGCTGAACCCGGATGACCAGGCCGCGACCCGGCGGCACGTCGAGGAATGCATAGCCGACGGCTCGGACACCTACCACCAGTTGGTGCGGTGCACTCACCGGAGGGGTTTCACGGTGTGGATGCACTGCCAGGGGCTGGTGGTGCGCGACGGCAGCGGCCGTCCTTACCGGCTGCTAGGGGTGTTAATCGATGTTACCCAGCAGCGCAACGAGGAAGTATACGCCCAGGAGGTGGCCAGCCACTACGGCTCCATTCTCAGCAACCAGTCGGTGTACATCATCAAAACCAATGCCCACGGGATGTATACTTACGTGAACGACTTTTTCTACGAGCGGTTCGGCTGGGACAGCAACATCATCGGTACCTCGTCGATGCTGAGCATCGTCGAGGAAGACCGGCCCAAATGCCTGGCCGTGGTGAACCAATGCTTCACCGAGCCCGAAGTACCGCACCAGGTAATTCTGCGCAAGCCCTACAAAGACCACACGGTGAAGTCCAACCACTGGGAGTTCAAAGGCATCCTGAACGCCGATGGGCAGGTGAGCGAAATCCTGTGCGTGGGCTACGACGTCACGCTGCTCGTCGAGAACCTGGAGCAGTCGAAGCGCCTGCTGGACGTCACCAACCGGCAGAATACCCGCCTCCAGAATTTCGCCTACATCATCTCCCACAACATCCGCTCGCACTCGGCCAACTTGACGGCCCTGGTGGGCCTGCTGCAAAGCGCGGCCGACGAGGCGCAGGCCGCCCTGTTTTTGGGGATGCTGAAAACCAGCACCGACAAGCTGGCCGAGACCATCGTGAACCTCAACGAAATAGTAACGGCCAACAGCCACGGCAACCAGTCCCGGGAGCCGCGCCAGTTGCGGCAGGAAGTAGACAAAACCCTGGAAGCTCTTAGTGTGTTGGTTCACCAGAGCGGCATCGCCGTGGCCGTCGATATTCCGGCTGCGGCGACGGTCCACGTCGTGCCTGCTTACCTCGACAGCATCTTGCTTAACCTGCTCAGCAATGCCATCAAGTACCGCTCGCCAACCGCGGCGCCCCACGTGGCGCTGGGGTGCTACCGCGATGGCGACTACCTGGTGCTCACCATCCGCGACAACGGCCTGGGCATTGACATGGAACGCAACAAAGCCAAGGTGTTTGGGATGTACAAAACGTTCCACGCCAACGAAGATGCCCGCGGGGTGGGGCTGTTCATCACCAAGAACCAAATCGAGGCGATGGAGGGCAAAATTGAACTTGAAAGCGAAGTTGGCGTAGGATCAACGTTCAAAGTTTATTTTAATGAAAATGTTTAG
- a CDS encoding response regulator: MKMFSLVYIVEDDWITSTVTELLIKKNRAFGRVQKYPNGQVAFDELQRAQQHAAEVPDLILLDLNMPVMDGWEFLDAFSGLALQKPVHVCVLTSSIHPDDIEKSKSYKEVEGYFPKPINNGMLDQLVQLLG, encoded by the coding sequence ATGAAAATGTTTAGCCTGGTGTACATTGTTGAAGACGACTGGATTACCTCCACCGTTACGGAATTACTGATTAAGAAAAACCGTGCCTTTGGCCGGGTGCAGAAGTACCCGAACGGGCAAGTTGCCTTTGATGAACTCCAGCGGGCGCAGCAGCACGCGGCGGAAGTGCCCGACCTGATTCTGCTCGACCTCAACATGCCGGTGATGGACGGCTGGGAATTTCTGGACGCTTTTTCCGGGCTGGCGCTGCAAAAGCCGGTGCACGTGTGCGTGCTCACTTCGTCCATTCACCCCGACGACATCGAGAAGTCAAAGTCTTACAAAGAAGTGGAAGGGTATTTCCCCAAGCCCATCAATAACGGCATGCTGGACCAGCTGGTGCAGCTACTGGGCTGA
- a CDS encoding molybdopterin-dependent oxidoreductase: MLCSILRVWGPMLAVALLFGGPKTARAQAPAAKPVAGTSATAALRLDSLDGITRILTAADFAALPHQEVRATGKDGQAHTYQGVALADVLALVGAPQGKAVHGEALAVALVAEAADGYRVVFALPELDAAFASQVVLLATARDGQPLLAESGPYQIIVPQEKRPTRWVRQVRRLRLVRVPA, from the coding sequence ATGCTTTGCTCTATCCTGCGCGTTTGGGGGCCCATGCTGGCCGTTGCCTTGCTCTTCGGGGGCCCAAAAACAGCTCGCGCCCAAGCACCCGCCGCCAAGCCGGTGGCCGGCACTTCGGCCACCGCCGCATTACGCCTCGACAGCCTCGACGGCATCACGCGCATCCTCACCGCCGCTGATTTCGCCGCCCTGCCCCACCAGGAGGTGCGCGCCACCGGCAAAGACGGCCAAGCCCACACCTACCAGGGCGTGGCGCTGGCCGATGTGCTGGCCTTGGTGGGGGCCCCGCAAGGCAAGGCCGTCCACGGCGAGGCGCTGGCCGTGGCCCTGGTGGCCGAGGCCGCCGACGGCTACCGCGTGGTGTTCGCCCTGCCCGAGCTCGACGCCGCGTTTGCCAGCCAGGTAGTGCTGCTGGCCACCGCCCGCGACGGCCAGCCGCTCCTGGCCGAGTCGGGGCCCTACCAAATCATTGTGCCCCAGGAAAAGCGCCCCACCCGCTGGGTACGGCAGGTGCGGCGCCTGCGCCTGGTGCGGGTGCCGGCGTAG
- the fdhD gene encoding formate dehydrogenase accessory sulfurtransferase FdhD, giving the protein MEPAILLPAASYEFATVQKVRGEGPAEPASDQLAAEEPLEIRLGYAVEGGGRAHRTLSVTMRTPGQDEELAAGFLLTEGIIHGKADLLGVRPCPDVQKPEEAGNVVRAELAAHVPVDFQGLERHFYTSSSCGVCGKTSIDAIQTTSCPVLPAQGPHLAYATVHQLPARLRAAQAGFEQTGGQHAAALFSPEGELLLLREDVGRHNALDKLIGAALLQDWLPLHRHVLLVSGRASFELVQKAAAAGLGILAAVGAPSSLAVQAAERFGMTVLGFVRNERFNIYAHPWRVGPVGEPLGT; this is encoded by the coding sequence ATGGAACCCGCCATCCTTTTGCCCGCCGCCAGCTACGAATTTGCCACCGTGCAAAAAGTGCGCGGCGAGGGCCCCGCCGAGCCGGCGTCTGACCAGCTGGCCGCCGAAGAGCCGCTGGAAATCCGGCTGGGCTACGCAGTGGAAGGCGGCGGGCGCGCGCACCGCACACTGTCCGTGACGATGCGCACGCCGGGGCAGGACGAAGAATTAGCCGCCGGTTTTTTGCTAACGGAAGGCATTATCCACGGGAAAGCCGACCTGCTGGGCGTGCGCCCCTGCCCCGACGTGCAGAAGCCCGAGGAAGCGGGCAACGTGGTGCGGGCCGAGCTGGCTGCCCACGTGCCCGTTGATTTCCAGGGCCTGGAGCGGCACTTCTACACCAGCTCGAGCTGCGGTGTCTGCGGCAAAACCAGCATCGACGCCATCCAAACCACGTCTTGCCCGGTGCTGCCCGCCCAGGGGCCCCATTTGGCCTACGCCACCGTGCACCAGCTGCCCGCACGCCTGCGCGCCGCCCAGGCCGGCTTTGAGCAAACCGGTGGGCAGCACGCGGCGGCTCTATTTTCGCCCGAGGGCGAGCTGCTGCTGCTGCGCGAAGACGTGGGCCGCCACAACGCCCTCGACAAGCTCATTGGGGCGGCGCTGCTGCAAGACTGGCTGCCGCTGCACCGCCACGTGCTGCTGGTGAGCGGCCGCGCCAGCTTCGAGCTGGTGCAAAAAGCCGCCGCCGCTGGCCTTGGTATCTTGGCCGCCGTGGGGGCCCCCAGCAGCCTGGCGGTGCAGGCCGCCGAGCGCTTTGGCATGACGGTGCTCGGCTTTGTACGCAACGAGCGGTTCAACATTTACGCGCACCCGTGGCGGGTGGGGCCCGTGGGCGAACCGCTGGGGACCTAA
- a CDS encoding DUF7009 family protein, whose protein sequence is MKLRIEDNTLRLRLSDAEVQEFAATGRVAAAVHFGDAAGQQLTYMLERAVVPAVRVRYAPGALTVLVPAALADAWTATDQNGFSEHVALADAQQLRILVEKDLDCRH, encoded by the coding sequence ATGAAGCTTCGCATTGAAGACAATACTCTCCGCCTGCGCTTGTCCGATGCCGAAGTGCAAGAATTTGCAGCCACGGGCCGGGTGGCGGCGGCGGTGCATTTCGGCGACGCCGCGGGCCAGCAGTTGACCTACATGCTGGAGCGCGCCGTGGTCCCCGCCGTGCGCGTACGCTACGCGCCCGGGGCCCTCACAGTGTTGGTGCCCGCGGCCTTGGCCGACGCTTGGACGGCCACCGACCAAAATGGCTTTTCAGAGCACGTGGCCTTGGCCGACGCCCAGCAGCTGCGTATCTTGGTCGAGAAAGACTTGGACTGCCGCCACTAA
- a CDS encoding FdhF/YdeP family oxidoreductase, translating into MSRPMEESPTNDPAKAGKTHQQGAQDNAPKSGERSEQGEAPAPDHYRPDPQMERDQRHIPAPDNTGAKHQYPVLAQPPEELTGLKLEPRMKIAAGVTAVIKSMEFSWTEGGVNRGTRGLLKMNQKDGFDCSSCAWPDPDDHRSFAEFCENGAKATASDADDRSAGPEFFAKHSLADLSRMTDRDQNNSGRLTHPMVKRPGGTHYEPIEWPEAFDLIGKELNALASPDEAAFYTSGKVPNEPAFLFQLFAKQFGTNNLPDCSNMCHESSGAALSPTLGLGKGSVTLNDLYDAEVILIIGQNPGTNHPRMLSALQKAKKNGAKVISINPLIEAGLNHFKNPQDFMNPLKALGVLLGDGTTITDLFLQVRVDGDMALLRGIMKHLFEAEDRNPGKVVDHAFVKEFTTGFESFEQNIRNTSWEDIEQISGISRADLLEAANMLATKQKIITCWAMGVTQQRQGVQTIQEIVNLHLMKGAIGKPGAGTCPVRGHSNVQGDRTMGVWEQPTKTFQDALGKEFNFQPPYEHGRDVVETIKSMYHGDTKVYFSLGGNLLAAGPDTELIAEGMRKQNLTVFVGTKLNRGHLVTGKTSLLLPCFTHLDIDMQKAGHQMTSCENSMGVVSQNKGALVPLPGQMLSEVAILAGVAIATLGPDRTNVADWVAMTENYDVIRDHISRVIPGFEKFNEQLRKPGGFYLPNGPRERKFTTANGMANFSTTELEKYTLEPGQLVLMTVRSHDQFNTTIYEYNDRYRGIHNERRVLFMNKDDIAERGLKAKDLIDITSHYEGEERKVEKFIVVPYEIPRGNVSAYFPEANPLVPIASVAKTSNTPTSKYVVVTVAPAQVGAAPQAQKPRAEAVPA; encoded by the coding sequence ATGTCCCGCCCCATGGAAGAATCTCCCACCAACGACCCCGCCAAAGCTGGTAAGACCCATCAGCAAGGGGCCCAAGACAATGCGCCCAAGAGCGGCGAGCGTTCGGAACAGGGCGAAGCGCCCGCGCCCGACCACTACCGCCCCGACCCCCAGATGGAACGTGACCAACGCCACATCCCGGCCCCCGACAACACGGGCGCCAAGCACCAATACCCCGTGTTGGCCCAGCCTCCTGAGGAACTGACTGGCCTGAAGCTGGAGCCGCGCATGAAAATTGCCGCCGGCGTCACAGCCGTTATCAAGTCGATGGAGTTCAGCTGGACCGAGGGCGGCGTGAACCGCGGCACCCGGGGCCTGCTGAAAATGAACCAGAAGGACGGCTTTGACTGCTCGAGCTGCGCCTGGCCCGACCCCGACGACCACCGCTCGTTTGCCGAGTTTTGTGAGAACGGCGCCAAGGCCACGGCCTCCGACGCCGACGACCGGTCCGCAGGCCCCGAGTTTTTCGCTAAACACAGCCTGGCCGACCTCTCGCGCATGACCGACCGCGACCAGAACAATTCCGGCCGCCTCACGCACCCCATGGTGAAGCGCCCCGGCGGCACGCACTACGAGCCCATCGAATGGCCCGAGGCGTTCGACCTCATCGGCAAGGAGCTGAACGCACTGGCCTCGCCCGACGAGGCGGCGTTCTATACCTCGGGCAAGGTGCCCAACGAACCCGCGTTCTTGTTTCAATTGTTTGCCAAGCAGTTCGGTACCAATAACTTGCCCGATTGCTCCAACATGTGCCACGAGAGCAGCGGCGCGGCCCTGAGTCCCACGCTGGGCCTGGGCAAGGGCTCCGTCACGCTCAACGACTTGTACGATGCGGAGGTCATCCTCATCATTGGCCAGAACCCGGGCACCAACCACCCGCGCATGCTGTCGGCGCTGCAAAAGGCGAAGAAGAACGGCGCCAAGGTTATCAGCATCAATCCGTTGATTGAGGCCGGCCTGAACCACTTCAAGAACCCGCAGGACTTTATGAACCCGCTGAAGGCGCTGGGCGTGCTGCTCGGCGACGGCACCACCATCACCGACCTGTTCCTGCAAGTGCGGGTGGACGGCGACATGGCCCTGCTGCGCGGCATCATGAAGCACTTGTTCGAAGCCGAGGACCGCAACCCGGGCAAGGTGGTTGACCACGCCTTTGTTAAGGAGTTCACCACCGGGTTTGAGTCGTTCGAGCAGAACATCCGCAACACCAGCTGGGAAGACATCGAGCAAATCAGTGGCATCAGCCGCGCCGATTTGCTGGAAGCGGCCAACATGCTGGCCACCAAGCAGAAAATCATTACCTGCTGGGCGATGGGCGTGACGCAGCAGCGCCAGGGCGTGCAAACGATCCAGGAAATCGTGAACCTGCACCTCATGAAGGGCGCCATTGGCAAGCCCGGCGCGGGCACCTGCCCGGTGCGCGGCCACTCCAACGTGCAGGGCGACCGCACGATGGGCGTGTGGGAGCAGCCGACCAAAACGTTCCAGGACGCGCTGGGCAAGGAGTTCAACTTCCAGCCGCCCTACGAGCACGGCCGCGACGTGGTGGAAACCATCAAGTCGATGTACCACGGCGACACGAAGGTGTACTTCAGCCTGGGCGGCAACTTGCTCGCCGCGGGCCCCGACACCGAGTTGATTGCCGAAGGCATGCGCAAGCAGAACCTGACCGTGTTCGTGGGCACCAAGCTCAACCGTGGCCACTTGGTGACGGGCAAAACCAGCCTGTTGCTGCCCTGCTTCACGCACCTCGACATCGACATGCAGAAGGCGGGCCACCAGATGACCTCGTGCGAAAACTCGATGGGCGTGGTGAGCCAGAACAAGGGGGCCCTGGTGCCCCTGCCCGGCCAGATGCTGAGCGAAGTGGCCATTCTGGCCGGCGTGGCCATTGCTACGCTGGGCCCCGACCGCACCAATGTGGCCGACTGGGTGGCCATGACGGAGAACTACGACGTCATCCGCGACCACATTTCGCGCGTGATTCCGGGCTTTGAAAAGTTCAACGAGCAACTGCGCAAACCCGGCGGCTTCTACCTGCCCAATGGGCCCCGCGAGCGGAAGTTTACGACCGCCAACGGCATGGCTAACTTCAGCACCACCGAGCTGGAGAAGTACACCCTGGAGCCGGGCCAACTCGTGCTGATGACCGTGCGCAGCCACGACCAGTTCAACACGACCATCTACGAGTACAACGACCGCTACCGCGGCATCCACAACGAGCGGCGCGTGCTGTTTATGAACAAGGACGACATTGCCGAGCGCGGCCTTAAGGCTAAGGACCTCATCGACATCACGAGCCACTACGAGGGCGAGGAGCGCAAGGTGGAGAAGTTCATCGTGGTGCCTTATGAAATACCGCGCGGCAACGTATCAGCTTACTTTCCTGAGGCTAACCCACTGGTACCCATTGCCAGCGTAGCCAAAACCAGCAACACGCCCACGTCGAAATACGTGGTGGTGACGGTGGCGCCCGCCCAAGTGGGGGCCGCCCCGCAAGCGCAAAAGCCGCGTGCGGAAGCCGTGCCCGCTTAG
- the tamL gene encoding translocation and assembly module lipoprotein TamL has product MTQPPTHRLGAPEAPARRLWARWPAHLFNPIVLSLTHLPSRLRFRNVLVGGAALWLSACSGLKYIPANEKLYTGSTVKIEAPEKPKNESALVTELEAVVRPKPNFSFLGLRPKLFFWHLGVGKTKGLGHFFANKLGEAPVLLSQVKIPATENLMLNRLYNHGFFAAKVGHEVKEKANTAQVDYKATVDRAYTIRSITFPQGDTLLNAAIRQTAPNTLLKVGAPYDLAVLTNERLRIDEALKNQGYYYFSADALLFEVDSTYHKELNVFVTVKGTTPTRSRQPYQLRNVTLNTDYVLTDTTYRPPIMADGFRYFPDEEMFRARAITRATFLFPDSLYRRKRRDQTLSRLMSLGTFKFVEIRFRPVAAGDSAGPTARYRANAPASLRADSTDIGTTQQFPALSGPVGLGRLDADVLMTQLKKKSLRAELGLVSKSNGFVGPGLKVTFRNRSAFHGAEQLLVNATASTETQSNAGGSGALGLTSYELGVDAQLLVPRLIVPNLPFFNPRLVNSDFQPRTTFGAGIKMVTRAGFFTEQLVNLNYGYNFKTKITNEQQITPIDVSYVRLSNTDTAFTNLLERKQFLKNSFREQFILASSYRYTYNQQVLEQRRQQIYFQGGIETSGNLAALISSKVGTKNDDGKYTIGNQAFSQYAKLDLEIREYFRLSADPAKGNRIVGRLLAGVGRPYGNSSVLPYIKQYGVGGPNSIRAFAARGIGPGTYKPTGADVNNSFYDQVGDMRLEGNLEYRQDLFPYVKGALFVDAGNIWLVNNDPARPGGQFSASTFLNQLAVGAGAGIRIDVQFFVIRLDYAVPLRAGYGTPTDTNGNVSHTGRLNLAIGYPF; this is encoded by the coding sequence ATGACCCAGCCCCCCACCCATCGCCTGGGGGCCCCCGAGGCCCCGGCCCGCCGCCTGTGGGCGCGCTGGCCCGCGCACCTTTTTAACCCCATTGTGTTGTCGTTGACCCATCTACCTTCCCGCCTCCGCTTTCGCAACGTGCTCGTGGGCGGCGCGGCCCTGTGGCTGTCGGCCTGCTCGGGGCTGAAATACATTCCGGCCAACGAAAAGCTCTACACCGGCTCAACGGTGAAGATTGAGGCCCCGGAGAAGCCCAAAAACGAATCGGCCCTGGTGACGGAGCTGGAGGCGGTGGTGCGGCCCAAGCCCAACTTCTCGTTCCTGGGCCTGCGGCCGAAGCTGTTTTTCTGGCACCTGGGCGTGGGCAAAACCAAGGGCTTGGGTCACTTCTTCGCCAACAAGCTGGGTGAGGCCCCGGTGCTGCTCTCGCAGGTGAAGATTCCGGCCACCGAAAATCTGATGCTCAACCGCCTCTACAACCACGGCTTTTTTGCGGCCAAGGTGGGCCACGAGGTCAAGGAAAAAGCCAACACGGCCCAGGTAGACTACAAGGCCACCGTGGACCGGGCCTACACCATCCGCAGCATCACGTTCCCGCAGGGCGACACGCTGCTGAACGCTGCCATCCGGCAAACGGCGCCCAACACGCTGCTGAAAGTTGGGGCCCCCTACGACTTGGCCGTGCTCACCAACGAGCGGCTGCGCATCGACGAAGCCCTGAAAAACCAGGGCTACTATTACTTTTCGGCCGATGCGCTGCTGTTTGAAGTGGACAGCACGTACCACAAGGAACTGAACGTGTTCGTGACCGTGAAGGGTACCACCCCGACCCGCTCGCGCCAGCCCTACCAGCTGCGCAACGTGACGCTGAACACGGACTATGTGCTGACCGACACCACGTACCGCCCGCCCATCATGGCCGACGGGTTCCGGTACTTCCCCGACGAGGAGATGTTCCGGGCGCGGGCCATTACGCGGGCCACGTTCCTGTTTCCCGACAGCCTGTACCGCCGCAAGCGGCGCGACCAGACCCTGAGCCGCCTCATGAGCCTGGGCACGTTCAAGTTCGTCGAAATCCGGTTCCGGCCCGTGGCCGCCGGCGACTCGGCGGGCCCCACGGCCCGCTACCGCGCCAACGCCCCGGCCAGCCTCCGGGCCGACTCGACGGACATCGGCACGACCCAGCAGTTCCCGGCCCTCAGCGGACCCGTGGGCCTGGGCCGCCTTGATGCCGACGTGCTGATGACCCAGCTCAAGAAGAAAAGCCTGCGCGCCGAGCTGGGCCTCGTTAGCAAAAGCAACGGCTTTGTGGGCCCCGGCCTGAAGGTGACGTTTCGCAACCGCTCGGCCTTCCACGGGGCCGAGCAGCTGCTGGTGAACGCCACGGCCTCGACCGAAACGCAGAGCAACGCCGGCGGCTCGGGGGCCCTGGGCCTGACGAGCTACGAGCTGGGCGTGGACGCGCAGCTGCTCGTGCCGCGCCTCATCGTGCCCAACCTGCCGTTCTTCAACCCGCGGCTGGTGAACTCCGATTTTCAGCCCCGTACCACCTTTGGGGCGGGCATCAAGATGGTGACGCGGGCCGGGTTCTTCACTGAACAGCTCGTCAACCTGAACTACGGCTACAACTTCAAGACCAAGATTACCAACGAGCAGCAGATTACGCCCATCGACGTATCGTACGTGCGGCTGTCGAACACCGACACCGCTTTTACCAATTTGCTGGAACGCAAGCAGTTTCTGAAAAACTCGTTCCGCGAGCAGTTCATCCTGGCCAGTAGCTACCGCTACACCTACAACCAGCAGGTGCTGGAGCAGCGCCGCCAGCAAATCTATTTCCAGGGCGGCATCGAAACCAGCGGTAACCTGGCCGCGCTGATTTCCAGCAAGGTGGGCACCAAGAATGACGATGGCAAGTACACCATCGGCAACCAGGCGTTCAGCCAGTACGCCAAGCTCGACCTGGAAATCCGCGAGTACTTCCGCCTCTCGGCCGACCCGGCCAAGGGCAACCGCATTGTGGGCCGCCTGCTGGCCGGTGTGGGCCGCCCCTACGGCAACTCCAGCGTGCTGCCCTACATCAAGCAGTACGGCGTGGGGGGGCCCAACTCCATTCGGGCCTTTGCCGCCCGGGGCATCGGCCCCGGCACGTACAAGCCCACTGGAGCCGACGTTAACAACAGCTTCTACGACCAAGTGGGCGACATGCGCCTGGAGGGCAACCTCGAGTACCGCCAGGATTTGTTTCCCTACGTGAAAGGGGCCCTGTTCGTGGACGCTGGCAACATCTGGCTCGTGAACAATGACCCCGCCCGGCCCGGCGGCCAGTTCAGCGCCAGCACCTTCCTCAACCAGCTGGCCGTGGGCGCGGGCGCAGGCATTCGCATCGACGTGCAGTTCTTCGTCATCCGCCTCGACTACGCCGTGCCGCTGCGCGCCGGCTACGGCACCCCCACCGATACCAATGGCAACGTGAGCCACACCGGCCGCCTGAACCTGGCCATCGGCTACCCATTTTAG